From the genome of Malus domestica chromosome 04, GDT2T_hap1, one region includes:
- the LOC103434319 gene encoding FLUCTUATING-LIGHT-ACCLIMATION protein 1, chloroplastic produces the protein MAAAASLLQPNPLKWKQHNLLPRLRPLPTNPIKFKNFNFQIQKLPCKFKVQCFKQLSDSKSQSLVVEENPAQPATNPANPIGIIAGKLLEAMKALRKPAMVAVLLGLLLMSDPNSALAASGGRVGGSSFSSRSSSSSSSSRSYSVPRTPGSRPGFSYSAPYYAPSPFGFGGGGGGFYVGPAFGFGVGAGSSFFLILTGFAAFVLVSGFLSDRSEGSVLTATEKTSVLKLQVGLLGMGRTLQRDLNRIAETADTSTPDGLGYVLTETTLALLRHPDYCISGHSSVALKRGIEDAEKRFNQLSIEERGKFDEETLVNVNNIRKQSSTSRSANGFRNEYIVITILVAAEGVHKLPAINGSGDLKEALQKLGSIPSNKIMAVEVLWTPQNETDTLSERELLEDYPLLRPL, from the exons ATGGCGGCAGCAGCTTCGTTGCTCCAACCCAACCCATTGAAATGGAAGCAGCACAATCTACTCCCCCGTCTCCGCCCCCTCCCCACAAAcccaatcaaattcaaaaacttcaatttccaaatccaaaaactCCCCTGCAAATTCAAAGTTCAATGCTTTAAGCAGTTATCCGACTCAAAATCCCAGTCCCTTGTCGTCGAAGAAAACCCAGCACAACCAGCTACAAACCCAGCAAACCCAATTGGGATTATCGCCGGAAAGCTGTTGGAAGCTATGAAGGCGTTGAGAAAGCCGGCAATGGTCGCCGTGTTGTTGGGTCTGCTGCTGATGTCCGACCCCAATTCGGCATTGGCCGCCTCGGGCGGTCGGGTCGGGGGAAGCTCGTTTTCTTCGCGCTCGTCGTCTTCCTCTTCGTCCTCGAGGAGTTACTCGGTGCCGAGGACTCCGGGCTCAAGGCCCGGTTTTTCGTACTCCGCGCCGTACTACGCGCCTTCGCCTTTCGGGTTCGGTGGCGGGGGTGGTGGATTTTACGTGGGGCCGGCATTTGGGTTCGGAGTTGGAGCCGGGTCGAGCTTCTTCCTGATCTTGACGGGTTTTGCGGCGTTTGTTTTGGTTTCCGGGTTCCTTTCGGATCGGTCTGAGGGAAGTGTGCTTACTGCTACTGAGAAAACAAGCGTTCTCAAGCTTCAG GTTGGTTTGTTGGGCATGGGACGAACTCTCCAAAGGGATCTTAATCGGATTGCTGAAACTGCAGATACTTCTACCCCTGATGGTTTGGGCTATGTTTTGACAG AGACAACACTAGCTTTGCTACGACATCCTGATTATTGCATCTCCGGTCATTCATCT GTTGCTCTAAAGCGAGGCATAGAGGATGCAGAGAAACGCTTTAATCAGCTTTCTATCGAAGAGAGGGGTAAATTTGACGAAGAGACACTTGTCAATGTGAACAACATAAGAAAGCAAAGCTCAACGAGCCGGAGTGCTAATGGATTCCGCAACGAATATATAGTG ATAACAATATTGGTGGCTGCTGAAGGAGTGCATAAGTTGCCTGCCATCAATGGCAGTGGTGACTTGAAGGAAGCATTGCAAAAGCTTGGATCCATTCCCTCGAACAAAATAATG GCAGTAGAGGTCTTGTGGACTCCTCAGAATGAAACTGACACTCTGTCCGAGCGGGAACTACTTGAAGACTACCCGCTTTTGAGGCCTTTATGA
- the LOC103419493 gene encoding probable serine/threonine-protein kinase WNK9 isoform X2 encodes MNGLLHLEPDYCEFVEVDPTGRYGRYNEILGKGASKIVYRAFDEYEGIEVAWNQVKLYDFLQSPEDLERLYCEIHLLKTLKHRNIMKFYTSWVDTANRNINFVTEMFTSGTLKQYRLKHKRVNIRAVKNWCRQILRGLLYLHSHDPPVIHRDLKCDNIFINGNQGEVKIGDLGLAAILRKSHAAHCVGTPEFMAPEVYEEAYNELVDIYSFGMCVLEMVTFEYPYSECTHPAQIYKKVVSGKKPDALYKVKDPEVREFVEKCLATASLRLSARELLNDRFLQIDECEYDLRSLDYGRHLDDMGPLARQPLLELHRSNSSFSNGYSNDYDYDAPNEWTVDIESTGIELFEHHEDDHSDDVDISIKGKRGEDGGIFLRLRITDKEGCVRNIYFPFDTENDTALSVATEMVAELDITDQDETRIANMIDGEISMLVPDWQSGPGLEETPRFANQSFCHNCVSNHTSSGSMMEYLSNHPSAKDLLALQCCKHGCPSMHGRFEEITYQADESEHHVTKGEPNESGQSDCVQYQEIWGQQQHESRELSLVGSGQIHSDEEYEKMDCLVTVEDEQDSKVENNTASKERNSIRNLSGLHSICMSPPMYHDLPDSYENGIQKDLRWFKAKHQMELRELRDEQLGIISTSLPNASKENKIDNGFLSSLVSNTIQGINNIVLSKSCAYDHQHLTPDFHANLEKSCPNSEPQRARNCEAMESPNAANVITGKSLYTDSLLPHSLRRTVSLPVDAVDL; translated from the exons ATGAATGGTCTCTTACATCTTGAACCAGATTACTGTGAGTTTGTTGAAGTTGATCCAACTGGGAGATATGGCAGA tACAATGAAATCCTTGGCAAAGGAGCTTCTAAGATAGT TTACAGAGCATTTGATGAATATGAAGGGATAGAAGTTGCTTGGAACCAGGTCAAGCTTTATGATTTCCTGCAAAGCCCTGAAGATCTTGAGAGGCTCTACTGTGAAATCCACCTCCTCAAGACATTGAAGCACAGAAACATCATGAAATTTTACACTTCCTGGGTTGATACTGCCAACAGAAACATCAATTTTGTCACTGAAATGTTCACCTCTGGGACCCTTAAGCA GTATAGGTTAAAGCACAAGAGAGTGAACATTAGAGCAGTGAAGAATTGGTGTAGGCAGATCTTGAGAGGGCTTCTGTATCTCCATAGCCATGACCCTCCTGTGATCCATAGAGATCTTAAGTGTGACAACATCTTTATCAATGGAAACCAAGGGGAAGTGAAGATTGGTGACCTTGGTTTAGCTGCAATCTTAAGGAAATCGCACGCCGCTCACTGCGTTG GGACACCAGAGTTCATGGCTCCTGAAGTATATGAAGAGGCATATAATGAGCTAGTTGACATCTATTCATTTGGGATGTGCGTTCTGGAAATGGTCACTTTCGAATATCCGTATAGTGAATGCACTCATCCTGCTCAGATCTACAAGAAAGTTGTTTCT GGTAAAAAACCAGATGCTTTGTACAAAGTTAAAGATCCAGAAGTACGAGAATTTGTGGAGAAGTGTCTGGCAACTGCGTCGTTGAGGCTCTCTGCGAGGGAGCTTTTAAACGACCGTTTTCTCCAAATTGATGAATGTGAATATGATTTGAGATCACTAGATTATGGTAGGCACCTAGATGACATGGGTCCTCTTGCAAGGCAGCCTCTATTAGAGCTTCATCGAAGCAACAGTTCCTTTAGTAATGGATACTCGAATGATTATGATTATGATGCCCCAAATGAGTGGACTGTTGATATAGAATCAACTGGAATCGAACTGTTTGAGCACCATGAGGATGATCATTCTGATGATGTCGACATTAGTATTAAAGGGAAGAGAGGAGAAGACGGTGGCATCTTTTTGAGACTTCGAATTACAGATAAAGAAG GTTGTGTACGCAACATTTATTTCCCATTTGACACTGAGAACGATACAGCATTGAGTGTGGCAACTGAAATGGTTGCAGAGTTGGATATCACCGATCAGGATGAAACCAGAATAGCAAATATGATTGATGGGGAAATTTCCATGTTGGTGCCCGATTGGCAATCAGGACCAGGACTAGAGGAAACACCCCGGTTTGCTAATCAAAGCTTTTGTCACAATTGTGTTTCCAATCACACCTCTAGTGGTTCCATGATGGAGTATCTGTCAAACCACCCTAGCGCTAAGGACTTGCTAGCTCTTCAATGTTGTAAACATGGTTGTCCTTCAATGCACGGTCGTTTTGAGGAGATTACGTACCAAGCTGACGAGTCTGAGCATCATGTGACAAAGGGTGAACCAAATGAATCGGGCCAATCAGACTGCGTTCAATACCAAGAAATTTGGGGACAGCAACAACACGAAAGTCGTGAACTTAGTTTAGTAGGCTCGGGACAGATCCATTCTGATGAAGAATATGAGAAAATGGATTGCTTAGtcacagttgaagatgagcaaGATTCTAAAGTGGAAAACAATACGGcatccaaagaaagaaattcCATCAGAAACTTATCAGGTTTACATTCTATTTGCATGAGCCCGCCAATGTACCATGACCTCCCAGACAGTTACGAGAATGGAATTCAGAAGGATTTGAGATGGTTCAAAGCAAAGCACCAGATGGAGCTGAGGGAGCTTCGAGATGAGCAATTAGGAATCATCTCAACATCTTTGCCGAATgcaagtaaagaaaacaaaatagacAACGGGTTCTTATCATCTTTGGTATCAAACACAATACAAGGAATCAACAACATAGTTCTTTCAAAATCTTGCGCTTATGATCACCAACACTTAACTCCAGATTTTCATGCTAATCTTGAAAAGAGCTGCCCCAATTCGGAACCCCAAAGGGCCCGAAATTGCGAGGCAATGGAGTCTCCCAATGCGGCGAATGTGATCACTGGCAAGAGTTTGTACACAGACTCACTGCTTCCTCACTCTCTTCGCAGGACAGTTTCTCTCCCAGTTGATGCTGTTGATTTATAA
- the LOC103419493 gene encoding probable serine/threonine-protein kinase WNK9 isoform X1, with translation MNGLLHLEPDYCEFVEVDPTGRYGRYNEILGKGASKIVYRAFDEYEGIEVAWNQVKLYDFLQSPEDLERLYCEIHLLKTLKHRNIMKFYTSWVDTANRNINFVTEMFTSGTLKQYRLKHKRVNIRAVKNWCRQILRGLLYLHSHDPPVIHRDLKCDNIFINGNQGEVKIGDLGLAAILRKSHAAHCVVGTPEFMAPEVYEEAYNELVDIYSFGMCVLEMVTFEYPYSECTHPAQIYKKVVSGKKPDALYKVKDPEVREFVEKCLATASLRLSARELLNDRFLQIDECEYDLRSLDYGRHLDDMGPLARQPLLELHRSNSSFSNGYSNDYDYDAPNEWTVDIESTGIELFEHHEDDHSDDVDISIKGKRGEDGGIFLRLRITDKEGCVRNIYFPFDTENDTALSVATEMVAELDITDQDETRIANMIDGEISMLVPDWQSGPGLEETPRFANQSFCHNCVSNHTSSGSMMEYLSNHPSAKDLLALQCCKHGCPSMHGRFEEITYQADESEHHVTKGEPNESGQSDCVQYQEIWGQQQHESRELSLVGSGQIHSDEEYEKMDCLVTVEDEQDSKVENNTASKERNSIRNLSGLHSICMSPPMYHDLPDSYENGIQKDLRWFKAKHQMELRELRDEQLGIISTSLPNASKENKIDNGFLSSLVSNTIQGINNIVLSKSCAYDHQHLTPDFHANLEKSCPNSEPQRARNCEAMESPNAANVITGKSLYTDSLLPHSLRRTVSLPVDAVDL, from the exons ATGAATGGTCTCTTACATCTTGAACCAGATTACTGTGAGTTTGTTGAAGTTGATCCAACTGGGAGATATGGCAGA tACAATGAAATCCTTGGCAAAGGAGCTTCTAAGATAGT TTACAGAGCATTTGATGAATATGAAGGGATAGAAGTTGCTTGGAACCAGGTCAAGCTTTATGATTTCCTGCAAAGCCCTGAAGATCTTGAGAGGCTCTACTGTGAAATCCACCTCCTCAAGACATTGAAGCACAGAAACATCATGAAATTTTACACTTCCTGGGTTGATACTGCCAACAGAAACATCAATTTTGTCACTGAAATGTTCACCTCTGGGACCCTTAAGCA GTATAGGTTAAAGCACAAGAGAGTGAACATTAGAGCAGTGAAGAATTGGTGTAGGCAGATCTTGAGAGGGCTTCTGTATCTCCATAGCCATGACCCTCCTGTGATCCATAGAGATCTTAAGTGTGACAACATCTTTATCAATGGAAACCAAGGGGAAGTGAAGATTGGTGACCTTGGTTTAGCTGCAATCTTAAGGAAATCGCACGCCGCTCACTGCGTTG TAGGGACACCAGAGTTCATGGCTCCTGAAGTATATGAAGAGGCATATAATGAGCTAGTTGACATCTATTCATTTGGGATGTGCGTTCTGGAAATGGTCACTTTCGAATATCCGTATAGTGAATGCACTCATCCTGCTCAGATCTACAAGAAAGTTGTTTCT GGTAAAAAACCAGATGCTTTGTACAAAGTTAAAGATCCAGAAGTACGAGAATTTGTGGAGAAGTGTCTGGCAACTGCGTCGTTGAGGCTCTCTGCGAGGGAGCTTTTAAACGACCGTTTTCTCCAAATTGATGAATGTGAATATGATTTGAGATCACTAGATTATGGTAGGCACCTAGATGACATGGGTCCTCTTGCAAGGCAGCCTCTATTAGAGCTTCATCGAAGCAACAGTTCCTTTAGTAATGGATACTCGAATGATTATGATTATGATGCCCCAAATGAGTGGACTGTTGATATAGAATCAACTGGAATCGAACTGTTTGAGCACCATGAGGATGATCATTCTGATGATGTCGACATTAGTATTAAAGGGAAGAGAGGAGAAGACGGTGGCATCTTTTTGAGACTTCGAATTACAGATAAAGAAG GTTGTGTACGCAACATTTATTTCCCATTTGACACTGAGAACGATACAGCATTGAGTGTGGCAACTGAAATGGTTGCAGAGTTGGATATCACCGATCAGGATGAAACCAGAATAGCAAATATGATTGATGGGGAAATTTCCATGTTGGTGCCCGATTGGCAATCAGGACCAGGACTAGAGGAAACACCCCGGTTTGCTAATCAAAGCTTTTGTCACAATTGTGTTTCCAATCACACCTCTAGTGGTTCCATGATGGAGTATCTGTCAAACCACCCTAGCGCTAAGGACTTGCTAGCTCTTCAATGTTGTAAACATGGTTGTCCTTCAATGCACGGTCGTTTTGAGGAGATTACGTACCAAGCTGACGAGTCTGAGCATCATGTGACAAAGGGTGAACCAAATGAATCGGGCCAATCAGACTGCGTTCAATACCAAGAAATTTGGGGACAGCAACAACACGAAAGTCGTGAACTTAGTTTAGTAGGCTCGGGACAGATCCATTCTGATGAAGAATATGAGAAAATGGATTGCTTAGtcacagttgaagatgagcaaGATTCTAAAGTGGAAAACAATACGGcatccaaagaaagaaattcCATCAGAAACTTATCAGGTTTACATTCTATTTGCATGAGCCCGCCAATGTACCATGACCTCCCAGACAGTTACGAGAATGGAATTCAGAAGGATTTGAGATGGTTCAAAGCAAAGCACCAGATGGAGCTGAGGGAGCTTCGAGATGAGCAATTAGGAATCATCTCAACATCTTTGCCGAATgcaagtaaagaaaacaaaatagacAACGGGTTCTTATCATCTTTGGTATCAAACACAATACAAGGAATCAACAACATAGTTCTTTCAAAATCTTGCGCTTATGATCACCAACACTTAACTCCAGATTTTCATGCTAATCTTGAAAAGAGCTGCCCCAATTCGGAACCCCAAAGGGCCCGAAATTGCGAGGCAATGGAGTCTCCCAATGCGGCGAATGTGATCACTGGCAAGAGTTTGTACACAGACTCACTGCTTCCTCACTCTCTTCGCAGGACAGTTTCTCTCCCAGTTGATGCTGTTGATTTATAA
- the LOC103419493 gene encoding serine/threonine-protein kinase WNK1-like isoform X3 yields the protein MAPEVYEEAYNELVDIYSFGMCVLEMVTFEYPYSECTHPAQIYKKVVSGKKPDALYKVKDPEVREFVEKCLATASLRLSARELLNDRFLQIDECEYDLRSLDYGRHLDDMGPLARQPLLELHRSNSSFSNGYSNDYDYDAPNEWTVDIESTGIELFEHHEDDHSDDVDISIKGKRGEDGGIFLRLRITDKEGCVRNIYFPFDTENDTALSVATEMVAELDITDQDETRIANMIDGEISMLVPDWQSGPGLEETPRFANQSFCHNCVSNHTSSGSMMEYLSNHPSAKDLLALQCCKHGCPSMHGRFEEITYQADESEHHVTKGEPNESGQSDCVQYQEIWGQQQHESRELSLVGSGQIHSDEEYEKMDCLVTVEDEQDSKVENNTASKERNSIRNLSGLHSICMSPPMYHDLPDSYENGIQKDLRWFKAKHQMELRELRDEQLGIISTSLPNASKENKIDNGFLSSLVSNTIQGINNIVLSKSCAYDHQHLTPDFHANLEKSCPNSEPQRARNCEAMESPNAANVITGKSLYTDSLLPHSLRRTVSLPVDAVDL from the exons ATGGCTCCTGAAGTATATGAAGAGGCATATAATGAGCTAGTTGACATCTATTCATTTGGGATGTGCGTTCTGGAAATGGTCACTTTCGAATATCCGTATAGTGAATGCACTCATCCTGCTCAGATCTACAAGAAAGTTGTTTCT GGTAAAAAACCAGATGCTTTGTACAAAGTTAAAGATCCAGAAGTACGAGAATTTGTGGAGAAGTGTCTGGCAACTGCGTCGTTGAGGCTCTCTGCGAGGGAGCTTTTAAACGACCGTTTTCTCCAAATTGATGAATGTGAATATGATTTGAGATCACTAGATTATGGTAGGCACCTAGATGACATGGGTCCTCTTGCAAGGCAGCCTCTATTAGAGCTTCATCGAAGCAACAGTTCCTTTAGTAATGGATACTCGAATGATTATGATTATGATGCCCCAAATGAGTGGACTGTTGATATAGAATCAACTGGAATCGAACTGTTTGAGCACCATGAGGATGATCATTCTGATGATGTCGACATTAGTATTAAAGGGAAGAGAGGAGAAGACGGTGGCATCTTTTTGAGACTTCGAATTACAGATAAAGAAG GTTGTGTACGCAACATTTATTTCCCATTTGACACTGAGAACGATACAGCATTGAGTGTGGCAACTGAAATGGTTGCAGAGTTGGATATCACCGATCAGGATGAAACCAGAATAGCAAATATGATTGATGGGGAAATTTCCATGTTGGTGCCCGATTGGCAATCAGGACCAGGACTAGAGGAAACACCCCGGTTTGCTAATCAAAGCTTTTGTCACAATTGTGTTTCCAATCACACCTCTAGTGGTTCCATGATGGAGTATCTGTCAAACCACCCTAGCGCTAAGGACTTGCTAGCTCTTCAATGTTGTAAACATGGTTGTCCTTCAATGCACGGTCGTTTTGAGGAGATTACGTACCAAGCTGACGAGTCTGAGCATCATGTGACAAAGGGTGAACCAAATGAATCGGGCCAATCAGACTGCGTTCAATACCAAGAAATTTGGGGACAGCAACAACACGAAAGTCGTGAACTTAGTTTAGTAGGCTCGGGACAGATCCATTCTGATGAAGAATATGAGAAAATGGATTGCTTAGtcacagttgaagatgagcaaGATTCTAAAGTGGAAAACAATACGGcatccaaagaaagaaattcCATCAGAAACTTATCAGGTTTACATTCTATTTGCATGAGCCCGCCAATGTACCATGACCTCCCAGACAGTTACGAGAATGGAATTCAGAAGGATTTGAGATGGTTCAAAGCAAAGCACCAGATGGAGCTGAGGGAGCTTCGAGATGAGCAATTAGGAATCATCTCAACATCTTTGCCGAATgcaagtaaagaaaacaaaatagacAACGGGTTCTTATCATCTTTGGTATCAAACACAATACAAGGAATCAACAACATAGTTCTTTCAAAATCTTGCGCTTATGATCACCAACACTTAACTCCAGATTTTCATGCTAATCTTGAAAAGAGCTGCCCCAATTCGGAACCCCAAAGGGCCCGAAATTGCGAGGCAATGGAGTCTCCCAATGCGGCGAATGTGATCACTGGCAAGAGTTTGTACACAGACTCACTGCTTCCTCACTCTCTTCGCAGGACAGTTTCTCTCCCAGTTGATGCTGTTGATTTATAA